The genomic window GATAGACtgcaccttacctacctagctcgCGTTGCGACACGTTTCGGAAAATTTTTGTCCGCCCGCGGTACCAGCGCAAGTGGTTGACACCTGAATCTTTGGCTCAATAGAACCGTTTGACGGCCAGATTGATCTGATTGAATGAATGATTTTACTGGGTGTAATTAATAAACGTCTACTAAATGCAGCCAACAGGGGCGACCTTCTCCACTTCAAGGCCAGTTCATCCAATTAAGAACTCGGCGACTAAAGCCCGCCAATGAGAAACCCAGGCCCTTGCGAAAGCACCACTTGTGCCCAGCTTTTGCATCCAAGCTCCTTTCTCGCGTGCAGCCAAGTAACGAGCGCAACTCGCACCTCTTTGGACTCAGTCGATCCAACACGCCCACGTCAAAGGACACAACAACCTGTTAGACATTGTCGGTCGGTTCCGAGAGCGACGAGAAGCGAGATACAGAATTTCCTATTTTGCCCGTTTTGTAGCGACCACAGCCTCAATCGCAGtccaacaaaaaagaaagaaaaaacgcGCGCGTTTGCGACACCACCacacaccccccccccccccccccaaggaggaaaaaaaagaaggaccgTCGCACGCGCAAGCAGCTACGGCCACACAACAGGTCAGCAGCCCTTCCCACTGTTGCGGTTCATTCACCAATACCACCGCCAGCGGCAATCAAGCTTGGATTTCTATTGGAGTTGAAGTCTTTTGTTGGTTCAGGATTGGAAGCGCGCCCTGCGGCCCATCGTACTGTTGTCGACACGTCTCTTGTGTGCCTGCCGCTAACCAGCAAAGTGCctccagcttcttgctgcatCGGCTCCATCTCCAAGCCAGACCAGGATCTTTCCTACAAGCCGCTGCCGACTTTCTAAATCCAGTAAGCTGCATTTGACCTGCAGAGCGTCATCCGTACGTCCAGTACTGGTCGCGCCGCAGCACCGTGTACCTAATGCTGCCTGACTTTGACAATTGAGGGATACCTTACTTACTAAGACCTGCCTTCCAACCCTTACCTCAATAGCTTGCGACCCCTCCACAAGAGTGACCTCGATTTGTCGCCGCATCGAGCTTCTCGCACCACCTCCGCACCCCCTCAAAGTAACACATACCTACCACCAACTGCCTCTTCCAGTGGCTAAGTTGGGGTATTAATTATACCATGGGTAAGTCTGTTAACAAATTAACTCCGCTCAACCTCGGGAGGATCGCCCATTGAAGTCTCAGGAGATGGCGGCATCCCTGGTTTGACTGTTGTCGAGTCTTTTCCATTCCTGCACTTTTCGTCTCGCCGTACAACCTGGTCCTCTGAACATTTTATTTCTCTTTGGCATCTTCCAAGATAATCCCTCTTGTGCACATTGCTCTCGCCTGCGATATCTGAAGCTTGTTACTATCATCTCTCAGCCCGCGCCCAAAGAGCTTGTTTCACTTGCCACGTCAGGTACTATCTATCTGATCTGCATCATTCCACCGGATATACTCGTGCCCCGTCTACCactctacctacctactcatCCACCTTATCTACCTCTGATACATCACAGCCCTTGCCATTTGAGCATATCTGCTCCGAAACATCCGCCCGAGGACACAGGCGTTGTGCGCATCGCTAGCGATGGGTTGGTGTCTGCGAACTTGAGCTAGGTTTACATGGTACCTCTTTGGCTTATCTGGGTCACAGCAACTGTTGTGGTACTCCATACAGTCCGCCTGCGTCTTGTCCGGATAAACATTCAAAGTCACCCAAATGATTCCATGGCTGGTAGTTCTGGCCTGGCGTTCCCTCATGGCCTCCTCCCGCTTATATCGGGAGTTTCACCCATAACACAGACATCACCATTACCTCCCTGCCGTTGCACGGCGACAGCACGCTTGCCCGGCTGCCTCATATGTATACCTGCCCTGCTTTGCCTTACCTTGTTGCATATGTAGCTCCTTACAGGAGCTGTGCTAATTCAACGCCACACCACGCTTCCGTGCATACCCTCCCCTCCCCTTCTTCTCCCCTTCTTGGTGCCCCTGTCGGACCCCCAGGACTGGACGTACCTATAACCCGCACCCATGTTTTTGGCACACTGTACAAAAGGTTTTGGCCTGTTGAATCCATTCACCTTTACTCCGGCTCTATTCCCTCCCTTCCGATATTCTCTCACTTTATCCAGCCATTAACTCGTGTCACCACATTCTAACTTTTGTTCTCGTTGCGCAGCGGATTCCGGAGATAACTATCGCCCTGTAAGTATGGTTTTCATAGAAGACGACTATTCTGTTCTCTATTCGTTGTTTTGTGGCTTTCGCGCGCACCGACACTCGACAACGACGATGCCCTTCGCCACAATCACCGACCGAAATTCGCAATGGCTCACCTCTGCACGAAACGCGCGATGACTCCGCCAAAACCCTCCTAAGTGGGCGGAGCTTGGGTGCCTGGCTACATGCCTGCCGCTTTTTAAGCTTTCACCTTAAATCTTTAGCAGGAGCTGCTACTAGCATTGGATGCTGTGACTGGGTTGAGTTGCCCATTCATCCGTGCTTGCCGTCATCCCCCGCACCTGAGTGCGTGTCGCGACGCCCGGCGCTACTCGAAACACTACGTCACCTTTGCCTTCAATGTTTCCATATATCTATCTTACgctatttttcttcttcaatTGCTCTCACTCGCTCATTTTTGAATGATATTTGCACACTAAACACCAGTGTCTGTTGACTATGGCAAAACAGCACTTTACTGACAACTTGCAGCGTGAGAGGTCTCGATCGCCTCGTCGTGGCCGGTCCAGAAGCCCAGGACGCAGCGGAAACCGTCGATCCTATTCGCCGCGCAGTAACCGATCGCGTAGTGCCGATCGGAACAACCGGAGGAGGTCGCGGTCTCCTATGAACCAGCAGGGCCAGCTGGCTGGAGGATCGAACTCGGGCTATGGTGGAGCCCCCCGGTCGAACGAAGATCgtgtacaggccagggataACATGATGAGCAACTTGCGCGAGAACTCCCAGCAAGACCGCCGGGTCTACGTTGGTAATCTCTCTTACGATGTTAAGTGGCATCACTTGAAGGACTTTATGCGTCAAGGTATGTCGCCCCGGCTCAATTTCCAAGTTTGCCCAGCTAACCTTCATGTTCACTCTTGTactgcgcagccggcgaggTCATTTTTGCAGATGTGCTACTTCTCCCCAACGGAATGTCGAAGGTGGGCGTCTAATCGAGGGCCTTTTCTTGTTCCATGgcctcttttttctctctcggaTCCTCGTACTGCTTGAAGGAATTGTTGGATTGACGGATGGGTCGGGGCATTGGCCGTGAGTGATTGTAGGGATGCGGGTAAGCAAAAGGCCATACTGTCTCCCTATCGAATTTGGAATATGCGTGCTAACACTTTGCAGTATTGTGGAATATGCAACCAGGGAGCAAGCCCAGAACGCGGTTGCCACTCTGAGCAACCAAAACCTCATGGGAAGACTGGTATATGTTCGCGAGGTAAGACTTTAAATTCCTGACTGTTCAAAGAACGAGAAACTGATTTTGCGGCGCAAAGGATCGAGAAGCCGAACCCCGTTTCCAGGGCGCTAACAATGCCCGTGGCGgtttcggcggcggcgcccagggcggctttggcggcggcggcggcggcggcttccCTATGGGAGGTGCCAGCGGCCCTCCGCAAGGGCGTCAAGTCTTTGTGAATAACGTTTGTGATGCCCCTCTTGCCGCTAACGGCCTTTTCCCTCACCTTTCTGGTGGAAGGTTGGAACTGACAATTAGCTTCAGCTTCCTTACAACGTGGATTGGCGTGAGATGAAAGATCTTTTCAGACAAGCAGGTGAGTTCTCGAAACCATTCCGGACCTCTGGTTGCCAGTTGCACTGCTGATGATGATTCTCATGTCTTAATAGCTCGTGTCGGCGGAGTCCATCGTGCGGATATCCACATGACTCCTGATAACCGACCCAAGGGTTCCGGCATTGTAATTTACGATCATCCCGACGATGCCAACAACGCTATCCAGCAGTTCAATGGCTACGAATGGTACGGCCGAACGATTGAAGTGCGCATGGATCGCTTCGCCGGAGGCGGcttcggcggtggcggccgcggcggctTTGGCCAGCGTGGTGGCATGGGCGGCTTTGGTCGTGGCGGTTTCGCCGGGCGGGGTGGCTTTGGCGGTGCCGGAGGCTTTGGACGTGGCGGctatggcggcggcggtggcttcGACGGCGGTCACATGGGTGGCGGTCCTATGGGGCCTGGCGCTGCCTCGGTGCCGCCTAACCCGTTCACAGACAATGCCACTGCTGGTGCAGACCGGAGCGAGACCATATACGTTCGCAATGTAGGTACACCAAATTTCTCTTTATAGCACATTTTGGTTGAGTCAGCGCTAACATCCTACGCCTACAGCTTCCTTGGTCGACGAGCAACGAGGATCTTGTTGAACTCTTTACGACTATTGGCAAGGTCGAACAAGCCGAGATACAGTACGAGCCCAGCGGACGTTCCCGTGGTAGCGGTGTCGTGCGGTTCGACAATGCCGAAACCGCCGAGACGTCTATCGCCAAATTCCAGGGCTACCAGTATGGCGGACGACCTCTCAACTTGAGCTTCGTCAAATATGTCAACCCTGCCGGCGGAGACAGCATGGACACTGATCCACATGTCGGGCTCACTCAAGATCAGATTATGTGAAACGCTGATTCTGGTCTGGGCTGAGCTGGTCAGAGTCTGGCCATGGATGGTTGAGGGGTGGTATCTTTATGATATGCCACCCATCTGAGACCCGTCTGCAAAATGCGTCATGCACTTTGCTTTCAAAAGCCCTTAATACTGTATACCGTGTTTCGAGTTCAAAATCCAAGATTGcctttctccttttttccaTTTGTTTCTGATTTACTTCGAAGTTCTTCTATTCTGCCCCATGTTTATATTCTTGGGAGTCATATGTTGGCGCTGTCACTTGCTCACCTCGCGTTATATCATAAAGGCCGAGGATTCCAAAAGGTTGACGCTGCGATACACCTTGAGCCCTCTGGCTCGGGTGGTTGGGGGCTTGCATTTACGGATATGAGCTTTCTAAGAGGCGGCTCGTCAAAGAAGTATTGAAATTGAATGCGAATTTTGTTTCTGTTTTCGTCTTTCGGTATTGATTTTTCCGCGGTAATAAGATGTTCGATATTTGAGCGGTATTGGATCGTATGGTGCGAGGGCTTGACCTCTGGAGGATACTTTTCTGGAAATGTCTTTAACTGCTCACTGTTGCATTCCTCTCATGTCTTCATGTGGATAGGCCAGCGGACTCAGAACCAACAACCCCGGGAAACGGCGTACGAAGTCAATCGCCCCATTAAAAACATACACTCGAGATAATAACGGCTTCTTCTGAACGCAACTGACAATGAAAGAGTGGCCAGAAGCAAACGCACCGCGGAGTGGGCTAGGAATATCTGCACGACTGGAGGGGACTCCGCCGTTTCTTTTGTGTCTCAGTCGAGGCTTTGGGTGTGTTCGCAATTATTCCCGACGGCATCTTGGGAACTGTTATTTGTTTGGCAGCCGAAAGGAGTGGCATTGCTTTCGGACTTGGTGCAACTGAGAGCAAACAGGACTCTCAAAGCTTGCACTATGCTTTCCAGTCAATCATGCAAACCAGGCAGGATTTTTCATGGATCTGTGTCATCCCTTTGGTTCGTTTTGTCAAAAGCCCATGGGTGTTAGTGCGGTCGTCTATCTTGCGTTCCTTCCGGGAACTCAAGCATCGCCCGGCTATCAGGGTCACCATGGTTCCCAATCGGTTGTGACAACATAGAAAGTTTCCCTTTTGTGACAGACCTGATCCGGTGCCGCATGAGCATCGGTTTGCTTCCACGTCAACTACCTAACCACAAGATCTAGCGGGGAGTCGGCTCATGGGTTGATGACACTCAGCGTAGTGTCATCAGTAACTTTGCTTTAAACGCGAGATTTCCAGAAGAACTTCTAGTAGTTTGTATCTCATACCGAACCTCTCCTCTCCACTGCTTCAAAACGGGCCTTCCATTTCATTCCGGGCGAGACCTTTGATTCTCACCACTACTCAAGATTGCAGTCTGGCAAACTCGACAGCACGCGCGCGGGACATCCGTGCTTTCGTGCGGAACACAACATAAAATAGCCTCAGAAGGTGgccaaccttttttttctctctctttttttagcAACAAAAATGTGCGAAATGCACTTCTACCGATGCATGACATGCAATACGAAATGGACTTTTTACAAGAAGCTCGCCAGCTGCGAGAGCAGCGAGCCCGAAGCGCGGTGCCCTTCGAGCCTGTGCATGCACGTCGGCAACCAAAAGAGGCCGCAGAAGAAGGAGTGCGAGGCCTGCCAGCACAAGCGAGAGCTTTTCGAGAGCATGCAGGACTATagcgacgacgaggtccTTCAGTTGCAACCGCAGAAACAGCGAGCGGGTGGGTGGTGTGATGGGAGGAGTGGTTCGCGAGGGGGTGCATGATGGCGGCGTTTGTGATATTGGATCTGCTTTTGGATTGCTCTGTGATAAGCTGAGGACAAATGGTAAACCTAGAGTGGTCGATGCTTCCGTTGTAATATATCTCTTCAGTCGTTCTGGGACCTGATTTTCCTTTCGTACATCATTCTTCTCAACTTTGCAATTACTTGTACGAAGCGGCATGTGTCCGGCCCAAGAATAAAAGTAGTGGTTTGGGTATCATCAGTCATTTCCCTGTGCGATTAACCTGCAGCAATGCCTTGAGGACGCCATGTTACGTTTTGGGATTCAAAACTGCCGTGTTTCATGCCTTTCCAGTAACCGCACCACCTTTCCTCTTCTTCGCCTTTGCCTTCTTCTTGCTCTTGTCTCTGGGCTTAAGCGCCACCATGCCGGCCTTGCACACTTCGGCGTACCGGGCGTAAAAGCTGTCCAGACCTTCGGGGTCAACCGTGGTCGAGAGGCTCAgcttctccttcttggcGCCCCTGCCCTTGCCGTTGCTGGCGCGCACCACGATCGGTAGCGGCTTCTCCGGGTGCAGGTCGGCGTCGGGGTCGGATGATTGCGGGGCGTCATGGGACACTATAAATGTCGAAAGTCAGGCGTGCTATGTTAGGCCTCAGGGTTCGTCGCAAATGTGGAAACCGATCGAGGGGCTCTTTCTTGGTGGTGGCTCACGTCGTTTTTGGGTCAGGTGTATCTGGCCGTGGTCATCCCCTTTGCGCGCGGCAAAGAGCTCCGCGAGCTTGATGAAGAACTGTGAGGTTTCGAGGTGGCGCGAATGTCAGTCCTGGCTACGGGGTTCATGGGGGTGCGGCCCAGCTTGAACAAGCTGCCGGGAAAGGGTCTTGCGCACCTCTTCATTTGTTACGCGACCCATTGCTTCCAGTTGTGAGCATGGGTTGTCGAGAGCGTTGTTGGCAGCCTCTTGAGCAATGCGGAGTTTACGGTCGCTATCCCGTGCCTGAGGTACCTGGGACGCAGGGCGTTTGGACGGGTTTGCCCCGCAGTAATAGGTGTCCCCGCAGTAGGCAAATGACGTGAATTTAGG from Pyricularia oryzae 70-15 chromosome 4, whole genome shotgun sequence includes these protein-coding regions:
- a CDS encoding RNP domain-containing protein translates to MNQQGQLAGGSNSGYGGAPRSNEDRVQARDNMMSNLRENSQQDRRVYVGNLSYDVKWHHLKDFMRQAGEVIFADVLLLPNGMSKGCGIVEYATREQAQNAVATLSNQNLMGRLVYVREDREAEPRFQGANNARGGFGGGAQGGFGGGGGGGFPMGGASGPPQGRQVFVNNLPYNVDWREMKDLFRQAARVGGVHRADIHMTPDNRPKGSGIVIYDHPDDANNAIQQFNGYEWYGRTIEVRMDRFAGGGFGGGGRGGFGQRGGMGGFGRGGFAGRGGFGGAGGFGRGGYGGGGGFDGGHMGGGPMGPGAASVPPNPFTDNATAGADRSETIYVRNLPWSTSNEDLVELFTTIGKVEQAEIQYEPSGRSRGSGVVRFDNAETAETSIAKFQGYQYGGRPLNLSFVKYVNPAGGDSMDTDPHVGLTQDQIM